Proteins from a genomic interval of Stenotrophomonas sp. 24(2023):
- a CDS encoding ATP/GTP-binding protein has product MREHKVVVLGGMGSGKSTLVRSIADGARVVDTDVANSDRQGADKASTTVALDYADIDLPNGDRLRLYGTPGQQRFDFLWPILLQGARGAVLLLDARQPAAAADLAGYLQVLQGQGEGLALVVGVTHLDLAPSAALEEWAGVARLDGMPLPLVPVDARERDQGLLLMDVLMSQMEAHDLVAAHG; this is encoded by the coding sequence ATGCGTGAACACAAGGTGGTGGTGCTGGGGGGAATGGGCAGCGGCAAGTCGACCCTGGTACGCAGCATCGCCGATGGCGCGCGCGTGGTGGACACCGATGTCGCCAACAGTGACCGCCAGGGCGCGGACAAGGCATCCACCACCGTGGCGCTGGACTACGCCGACATCGATCTGCCCAATGGCGATCGCCTGCGCCTGTACGGCACGCCCGGCCAGCAGCGTTTCGATTTCCTGTGGCCGATCCTGCTGCAGGGCGCGCGCGGGGCGGTGCTGCTGCTGGATGCGCGGCAGCCGGCCGCAGCAGCCGACCTGGCCGGTTACCTGCAGGTGCTGCAGGGGCAGGGGGAAGGCCTGGCGCTGGTGGTCGGCGTGACGCATCTGGACCTGGCACCGTCGGCCGCCCTGGAGGAATGGGCCGGCGTGGCCCGGCTTGATGGCATGCCCTTGCCGCTGGTGCCGGTCGACGCCCGTGAACGTGACCAGGGGCTGCTGCTGATGGATGTGCTGATGAGCCAGATGGAAGCCCATGACCTGGTGGCCGCCCATGGCTGA
- a CDS encoding NADP-dependent isocitrate dehydrogenase encodes MSNTPKILYTLTDEAPFLATQSLLPIIDAYTATAGIVVETRDISLSGRILSQFPELLSDAQKVSDDLAELGQLATTPDANIIKLPNISASVPQLKAAIKELQDQGYPLPDYPETPADDQQRDYKARYDKVKGSAVNPVLREGNSDRRAPLSVKNYARKHPHRMGAWAADSKSHVSHMAAGDFYGSEKSATVANAGALKITFHGKDGSAVVLKEKTAVKAGEIVDAAVMSRTALAAFIGEQIADAKAQGVLFSLHLKATMMKVSDPIMFGVAVNEFYKDVLAKHADVLKQAGFDANNGIGDLAARLPSLPEATRAAIEADLAAEYAQRPGVAMVNSDKGITNLHVPSDVIVDASMPAMIRDSGKMWNAEGKLQDTKAVIPDRCYAGVYQAVIDDCKAHGAFNPATMGSVPNVGLMAQKAEEYGSHDKTFQIAADGVVKVTDDAGTVVFEHAVEAGDIWRMCQTKDAPIQDWVKLAVERARLSSTPAVFWLDAARAHDAQVIAKVEQYLKDHDTAGLDIRILPPVEATAFSLDRIRKGEDTISVTGNVLRDYLTDLFPIMELGTSAKMLSIVPLMAGGGLFETGAGGSAPKHVQQFVEEDYLRWDSLGEFLALAASLEHLGNRYDNAAARVLAKALDEANGQFLDNDKSPSRKLGGIDNRGSHFYIALYWAQALAAQNDDATLKARFAPLAKALTDNEQTIVGELAAVQGKAVDIGGYYRPDLAKAGKAMRPSATLNTALEQLRG; translated from the coding sequence ATGTCGAACACGCCCAAGATCCTCTACACGCTGACCGACGAAGCACCGTTCCTGGCTACCCAGTCGCTGCTGCCGATCATCGATGCCTACACCGCCACCGCCGGCATCGTGGTGGAAACCCGTGACATCTCGCTCTCCGGCCGCATCCTCTCGCAGTTCCCGGAACTGCTGAGCGACGCGCAGAAGGTCAGCGACGACCTGGCCGAACTGGGCCAGCTGGCGACCACCCCGGACGCCAACATCATCAAGCTGCCGAACATCTCCGCTTCGGTGCCGCAGCTGAAAGCGGCCATCAAGGAACTGCAGGACCAGGGCTATCCGCTGCCCGATTACCCGGAAACCCCGGCCGACGACCAGCAGCGCGACTACAAGGCGCGCTATGACAAGGTCAAGGGCAGCGCGGTGAACCCGGTGCTGCGCGAAGGCAATTCCGACCGCCGCGCACCGCTGTCGGTGAAGAACTACGCACGCAAGCACCCGCACCGCATGGGCGCCTGGGCAGCCGATTCGAAGTCGCATGTTTCGCACATGGCCGCCGGTGATTTCTACGGCAGCGAGAAGTCGGCCACCGTGGCCAACGCCGGTGCGCTGAAGATCACCTTCCACGGCAAGGACGGCAGCGCCGTCGTGCTGAAGGAAAAGACCGCGGTCAAGGCCGGCGAGATCGTCGATGCCGCCGTGATGAGCCGCACGGCGCTGGCCGCGTTCATCGGTGAACAGATCGCCGATGCCAAGGCCCAGGGCGTGCTGTTCTCGCTGCACCTGAAGGCGACCATGATGAAGGTCTCCGACCCGATCATGTTCGGCGTGGCGGTCAACGAGTTCTACAAGGACGTGCTGGCCAAGCACGCCGACGTGCTCAAGCAGGCCGGTTTCGATGCCAACAACGGCATCGGTGACCTGGCCGCGCGCCTGCCGTCGCTGCCGGAAGCCACCCGCGCCGCGATCGAAGCCGATCTGGCGGCCGAGTACGCACAGCGTCCGGGCGTGGCCATGGTCAACTCGGACAAGGGCATCACCAACCTGCACGTGCCCAGCGACGTGATCGTCGACGCCTCGATGCCGGCGATGATCCGCGACTCCGGCAAGATGTGGAATGCCGAAGGCAAGCTGCAGGACACCAAGGCCGTCATCCCGGACCGCTGCTACGCCGGCGTCTACCAGGCCGTCATCGACGACTGCAAGGCGCACGGTGCGTTCAACCCGGCCACCATGGGCTCGGTGCCGAACGTCGGCCTGATGGCGCAGAAGGCCGAAGAGTACGGCTCGCACGACAAGACCTTCCAGATCGCTGCCGACGGCGTGGTCAAGGTGACCGACGACGCCGGCACCGTGGTGTTCGAACACGCCGTGGAAGCCGGTGACATCTGGCGCATGTGCCAGACCAAGGACGCGCCGATCCAGGACTGGGTGAAGCTGGCCGTCGAACGCGCCCGTCTGAGCAGCACCCCGGCCGTGTTCTGGCTCGATGCCGCCCGCGCCCATGACGCGCAGGTCATCGCCAAGGTCGAGCAGTACCTGAAGGACCACGACACCGCCGGCCTGGACATCCGCATCCTGCCGCCGGTGGAAGCCACGGCCTTCTCGCTGGACCGCATCCGCAAGGGTGAGGACACCATCTCGGTGACCGGCAACGTGCTGCGCGACTACCTGACCGACCTGTTCCCGATCATGGAACTGGGCACCAGCGCCAAGATGCTGTCGATCGTGCCGCTGATGGCCGGTGGTGGCCTGTTCGAGACCGGCGCCGGTGGTTCGGCCCCGAAGCACGTCCAGCAGTTCGTCGAAGAGGACTACCTGCGCTGGGATTCGCTGGGTGAGTTCCTGGCCCTGGCCGCGTCGCTGGAACACCTGGGCAACCGCTACGACAACGCCGCCGCCCGCGTGCTGGCCAAGGCGCTGGACGAAGCCAACGGCCAGTTCCTGGACAACGACAAGTCGCCCTCGCGCAAGCTCGGTGGCATCGACAACCGTGGCAGCCACTTCTACATCGCCCTGTACTGGGCGCAGGCGCTGGCCGCGCAGAACGACGATGCCACGCTGAAGGCCCGTTTCGCGCCGCTGGCCAAGGCACTGACCGACAACGAGCAGACCATCGTCGGCGAGCTGGCTGCGGTGCAGGGCAAGGCCGTGGACATCGGTGGCTACTACCGTCCTGACCTGGCCAAGGCCGGCAAGGCGATGCGCCCCAGCGCCACGCTCAACACCGCGCTGGAGCAGCTGCGCGGCTGA
- a CDS encoding SDR family oxidoreductase, whose product MKIKDAVVFVTGANRGIGLAFAREALAMGAAKVYAGMRKVDGFAEPGLIPVQLDVTDADSIAAAVARCGDVSVLVNNAGIAEVGTDALDASIEASTRRIMEVNYYGLVRTTQAFAPVLAARGASAIINVLSIVSWKNSPFLTAYAVTKAAAWSYTNHARLALQAQNTAVVGLHVGFVDTDLTAGVDLPKSQPRDVARRSYDVLESGGLEVLADEDTVAFKATLSSDRPGYLYPEA is encoded by the coding sequence ATGAAGATCAAAGACGCGGTTGTATTCGTGACCGGCGCCAACCGTGGCATCGGCCTGGCCTTCGCCCGCGAGGCCCTGGCCATGGGCGCGGCCAAGGTCTATGCCGGCATGCGCAAGGTTGATGGCTTTGCCGAGCCCGGCCTGATCCCCGTGCAGCTGGATGTCACCGATGCGGACAGCATCGCGGCCGCCGTCGCGCGCTGCGGTGATGTATCGGTACTGGTCAACAATGCCGGTATCGCCGAAGTCGGGACCGATGCGCTGGATGCGTCCATCGAAGCGTCCACGCGCCGCATCATGGAGGTCAACTACTACGGCCTGGTGCGCACCACCCAGGCCTTCGCGCCGGTGCTGGCCGCGCGCGGCGCATCGGCCATCATCAACGTGCTGTCGATCGTGTCCTGGAAGAACTCGCCGTTCCTGACCGCCTATGCGGTCACCAAGGCCGCCGCCTGGAGCTACACCAACCACGCCCGGCTGGCGCTGCAGGCGCAGAACACGGCCGTGGTCGGCCTGCACGTGGGCTTTGTGGACACTGACCTGACTGCGGGCGTGGACCTGCCCAAGAGCCAGCCGCGCGATGTGGCACGCCGCAGCTATGACGTGCTTGAAAGCGGTGGCCTGGAAGTGCTGGCCGACGAGGACACGGTGGCGTTCAAGGCGACGCTGTCGTCCGATCGCCCCGGCTACCTGTACCCCGAGGCCTGA
- a CDS encoding MarR family winged helix-turn-helix transcriptional regulator, which produces MTTVNDHPPQGSDQCYCLASRRSARYLTRLYERHLAPLEMTSSQFSVLSILHHTPHLTVAELAAALEMERTTLVRTLKPMKLAGWVDDSATRTGRAAVLAMTPAGRRKLEQGVPLWQAAQQAFEDEVGRDAAWQLRAMALATFSRKTG; this is translated from the coding sequence ATGACGACCGTGAACGACCACCCGCCGCAGGGATCGGACCAGTGCTACTGCCTGGCCAGTCGTCGCAGTGCGCGTTACCTGACCCGGCTGTACGAGCGTCACCTGGCGCCGCTGGAGATGACGTCCTCGCAGTTCTCGGTGCTGTCGATCCTGCACCACACCCCGCACCTGACCGTGGCCGAGCTGGCGGCGGCGCTGGAGATGGAGCGCACGACGCTGGTGCGCACGCTCAAGCCGATGAAGCTGGCAGGGTGGGTGGATGACAGTGCCACGCGCACGGGCCGTGCCGCCGTGCTGGCGATGACGCCCGCTGGCCGCCGCAAGCTGGAACAGGGCGTGCCGCTGTGGCAGGCCGCGCAGCAGGCGTTCGAGGATGAGGTGGGCCGCGATGCGGCCTGGCAGCTGCGCGCGATGGCCTTGGCCACGTTCTCGCGGAAAACGGGCTGA
- a CDS encoding LysM peptidoglycan-binding domain-containing protein, translating to MSTEKKADFSGVTSSVDTTAQKVEKADFSGVTASVDTTAEKVGGTYTVQKGDSLSKIAKAQLGDANAWKKIFEANRDVLDDPDKIFPGQTLKLPPT from the coding sequence ATGAGTACCGAGAAGAAAGCCGATTTCTCCGGCGTGACGTCCAGCGTCGACACCACCGCGCAGAAGGTGGAGAAGGCCGATTTTTCCGGCGTCACCGCCTCGGTGGACACCACCGCGGAGAAGGTCGGCGGCACCTACACCGTGCAGAAGGGTGACTCGCTGTCGAAGATCGCCAAGGCGCAGCTGGGCGATGCCAACGCGTGGAAGAAGATCTTCGAAGCCAATCGCGATGTACTCGACGACCCGGACAAGATCTTCCCGGGCCAGACCCTGAAGCTGCCGCCGACGTAA
- the queF gene encoding NADPH-dependent 7-cyano-7-deazaguanine reductase QueF (Catalyzes the NADPH-dependent reduction of 7-cyano-7-deazaguanine (preQ0) to 7-aminomethyl-7-deazaguanine (preQ1) in queuosine biosynthesis): MNTPQDSSLGREVSYPSQYDPGLLFPIPRRAAREEIGVDDTALPFVGHDRWHAFELSWLDPRGKPQVAVATVQVPCTSPNLIESKSFKLYLNSLNSARFDDAPAVLGRIAADLSACAGAPVQVVAGLPPLHEAPLGESIDGLDVAIDCYGPPQAQYLSADAGVEVEETLVSALLKSNCPVTGQPDWATVSVRYQGPKIDRAGLLRYLVSYREHAEFHEQCVERIFSEVSARCQPQWLEVEARYTRRGGLDINPWRASHGIATPAATYRELRQ; this comes from the coding sequence ATGAACACCCCCCAGGACTCCAGCCTCGGTCGCGAGGTCAGTTACCCGTCGCAGTACGATCCCGGCCTGCTGTTTCCCATTCCCCGCCGCGCGGCGCGCGAGGAGATCGGTGTCGATGACACCGCGCTGCCCTTCGTCGGCCATGACCGCTGGCATGCCTTCGAGCTGAGCTGGCTGGACCCGCGCGGCAAGCCGCAGGTCGCGGTGGCGACGGTCCAGGTGCCGTGCACCTCCCCGAACCTGATCGAATCCAAGTCCTTCAAGCTGTACCTGAATTCCCTCAACAGTGCCCGCTTCGACGATGCACCGGCGGTGCTGGGCCGTATCGCGGCCGACCTGTCGGCCTGCGCCGGTGCACCGGTGCAGGTGGTGGCCGGGTTGCCGCCACTGCATGAAGCGCCGCTGGGCGAGTCCATCGACGGGCTGGACGTGGCGATCGACTGCTATGGCCCGCCGCAGGCCCAGTACCTGTCCGCCGATGCTGGCGTGGAGGTGGAGGAAACCCTGGTCTCGGCCCTGCTGAAGTCCAATTGCCCGGTGACGGGCCAGCCGGACTGGGCCACGGTCAGCGTGCGTTACCAGGGCCCGAAGATCGACCGCGCCGGGTTGCTGCGCTACCTGGTCAGCTACCGCGAACACGCCGAATTCCACGAACAATGCGTGGAGCGCATCTTCAGCGAGGTGTCCGCCCGCTGCCAGCCGCAGTGGCTGGAAGTGGAGGCGCGCTATACCCGCCGGGGCGGGCTGGACATCAATCCGTGGCGGGCAAGCCACGGCATCGCCACGCCTGCGGCCACCTACCGCGAACTGCGCCAGTAG
- a CDS encoding M20 family metallopeptidase produces MPRPSLLLSALLLALPALAHAQDAPQRPEVTAAAQRLQAQVVEWRRDFHQHPELSNREERTSAEVAKRLRAMGLKPKTGIAHHGVVAIIEGGRPGPKIALRADMDALPVTEQTGLPFASKATAQYRGQTVGVMHACGHDAHTATLLGVAQALVAMKKDLPGQVMLIFQPSEEGAPPPEEGGAALMLKEGLFADFKPEAVFGLHVFSSVQAGQIAVRGGPLMAASDRFGIKVIGRQTHGSAPWNGVDPIVATADLVGTAQTIVSRRANLSKQPAVLTFGAINGGIRYNIIPDEVEMVGTIRTFDEGMRQQIFADLRNVAEHTAAAHGAKAVTEIYETEGNPATVNDPALTARMLPSLQAVVGKDNVYEPPLQMGAEDFSLYAKEVPGMFFFVGSTSVGIDPATAPANHSPKFLLDEKALDVGFRALLQVSLDYLHGAGTPAG; encoded by the coding sequence ATGCCCCGTCCCTCGCTGCTGCTGTCCGCCCTGCTGCTGGCCCTGCCGGCCCTTGCCCATGCCCAGGACGCCCCGCAGCGCCCGGAAGTGACCGCCGCCGCGCAGCGCCTGCAGGCCCAGGTGGTGGAATGGCGCCGTGATTTCCACCAGCACCCGGAACTGTCCAACCGTGAGGAGCGGACCTCGGCCGAAGTCGCCAAGCGCCTGCGTGCGATGGGTCTGAAGCCGAAGACCGGCATCGCCCACCACGGCGTGGTGGCGATCATCGAAGGCGGCAGGCCCGGGCCGAAGATCGCCCTGCGTGCGGACATGGATGCGCTGCCGGTGACCGAACAGACCGGCCTGCCGTTCGCGTCCAAAGCCACCGCGCAGTACCGCGGGCAGACCGTGGGCGTGATGCATGCCTGCGGCCATGACGCGCACACCGCGACGCTGCTGGGCGTGGCCCAGGCGCTGGTGGCGATGAAGAAGGATCTGCCGGGCCAGGTGATGCTGATCTTCCAGCCGTCGGAGGAAGGCGCGCCGCCGCCGGAAGAAGGCGGTGCGGCGCTGATGCTCAAGGAAGGCCTGTTCGCCGATTTCAAGCCGGAAGCGGTGTTCGGCCTGCATGTGTTCTCCAGCGTGCAGGCCGGGCAGATCGCCGTGCGCGGTGGCCCGCTGATGGCGGCCTCGGACCGTTTCGGCATCAAGGTGATCGGCCGTCAGACGCACGGGTCGGCGCCGTGGAATGGCGTGGACCCGATCGTGGCCACCGCCGATCTGGTCGGTACCGCGCAGACCATCGTCAGCCGTCGCGCCAACCTGTCCAAGCAGCCGGCGGTGCTGACCTTCGGTGCGATCAACGGCGGCATCCGCTACAACATCATTCCCGATGAAGTGGAGATGGTCGGCACCATCCGCACGTTCGACGAAGGCATGCGCCAGCAGATCTTCGCCGACCTGCGCAACGTGGCCGAGCACACGGCCGCGGCGCACGGTGCCAAGGCGGTGACCGAGATCTACGAGACCGAAGGCAACCCGGCCACGGTGAACGACCCGGCACTGACCGCGCGCATGCTGCCGAGCCTGCAGGCGGTGGTGGGCAAGGACAACGTCTACGAGCCGCCGCTGCAGATGGGTGCGGAGGATTTCTCGCTGTACGCGAAGGAAGTGCCGGGCATGTTCTTCTTCGTCGGCTCGACCAGCGTGGGCATCGACCCGGCGACGGCGCCGGCGAACCATTCGCCGAAGTTCCTGCTGGATGAGAAGGCACTGGATGTCGGGTTCCGTGCGTTGCTGCAGGTGAGCCTGGATTACCTGCACGGTGCCGGCACTCCGGCGGGGTGA
- a CDS encoding efflux RND transporter periplasmic adaptor subunit, translated as MSRVWKIVLLVVAVLVLVVVGLRVAGGGKGKGGPGAQQGGEDPDAGPVPVTVVDAVRQDVPVYASALGTVTALNTVTVSPQVGGQLMSLNFREGQEVKKGDVLAVIDPRTAQASYDQAAASKRQNEALLATARSNYQRSNAPEYRQFVAKTDLDTQRNQVAQYESAVAANEASMRSAQVQLQYTKVIAPISGIAGIRAVDAGNVVTAGTALVTLTEIHPIHVMFNLPERQLGDVRQAQAAGTVPVAALDRADSHVLSPDGTLDVVDNLISADAGTFRSRAVFANQDNGLWPGQFVNIRMQLRTIAGGVVIPTQAVLRGPDGEYVYVVQADSTVKMQTVRSGVEVGDSQVQVAEGLKGGERVVSEGQFRLKPGSKVTALKPGETPAPPTDAELKAAEHKNGGGGGGRRGGGPR; from the coding sequence ATGTCGCGTGTGTGGAAGATCGTGCTGCTGGTAGTGGCAGTGCTGGTGCTGGTCGTCGTCGGGCTGCGCGTGGCCGGGGGCGGCAAGGGCAAGGGCGGGCCAGGTGCCCAGCAGGGCGGCGAAGATCCCGATGCCGGCCCGGTGCCGGTGACCGTGGTCGATGCCGTGCGGCAGGACGTGCCCGTCTATGCCAGTGCCCTGGGCACGGTGACCGCGTTGAACACGGTCACCGTCAGCCCGCAGGTGGGTGGCCAGCTGATGAGCCTCAATTTCCGCGAAGGCCAGGAAGTGAAGAAGGGCGATGTGCTGGCGGTGATCGACCCGCGCACCGCCCAGGCCAGCTATGACCAGGCTGCTGCGTCCAAGCGCCAGAACGAGGCGCTGCTGGCCACCGCGCGCTCCAACTACCAGCGTTCCAATGCGCCGGAGTACCGCCAGTTCGTCGCCAAGACCGATCTGGATACACAACGAAACCAAGTGGCACAGTACGAAAGCGCCGTGGCCGCCAACGAGGCCAGCATGCGCTCGGCCCAGGTGCAGCTGCAGTACACCAAGGTCATCGCGCCGATCTCCGGCATCGCCGGCATCCGCGCGGTCGACGCCGGCAACGTGGTCACCGCCGGTACCGCACTGGTCACGCTGACCGAGATCCATCCGATCCACGTGATGTTCAACCTGCCCGAGCGCCAGCTTGGCGACGTGCGCCAGGCGCAGGCGGCCGGCACCGTGCCGGTGGCGGCACTGGACCGCGCCGATTCGCACGTGCTTTCACCGGACGGCACCCTGGACGTGGTGGACAACCTGATCAGCGCCGATGCCGGCACCTTCCGTTCGCGCGCGGTGTTCGCCAACCAGGACAACGGCTTGTGGCCCGGCCAGTTCGTCAACATCCGCATGCAGCTGCGCACCATCGCCGGTGGCGTGGTCATCCCGACCCAGGCCGTGCTGCGTGGCCCGGATGGCGAATACGTGTATGTGGTGCAGGCCGACAGCACGGTGAAGATGCAGACCGTGCGCAGCGGCGTGGAAGTGGGTGACAGCCAGGTGCAGGTGGCCGAGGGCCTGAAGGGGGGCGAGCGGGTGGTCAGCGAAGGCCAGTTCCGCCTCAAGCCCGGCAGCAAGGTCACCGCGCTCAAGCCGGGGGAAACCCCGGCGCCGCCGACCGATGCCGAACTCAAGGCCGCCGAGCACAAGAACGGCGGTGGCGGCGGTGGCCGCCGTGGCGGTGGCCCGCGCTGA